A genomic region of Pyrus communis chromosome 14, drPyrComm1.1, whole genome shotgun sequence contains the following coding sequences:
- the LOC137715296 gene encoding DEK domain-containing chromatin-associated protein 4-like produces the protein MGEEDMVANDTEIVANGTSQLEKTSRDGTEKKGDGKVEVKEMDVDKKGDEIDEVEKMDGDQETNGSKDEKVKDKAEGPKLEELKEETGPDEVEKDDENAQVEKMDEDGEKVKEGTEELKVEEKEEETAPNEKEETEEKKEIEVEEEKVDGLSVEEEKENVKVEEKEEEKEEIVEDKEEEMEEEKEEEAKVEKGPRKRAKGKSAEKTIEKKKKVAEKKEPEPRTPATDRPVRERKSVERLVEAIEKDNAKEFHIEKGRGTPLKDIHNVAFKLSRRKIDDNIKLLHTILFGRRGKALEVKSNISRFSGFVWRGNEDKQNAKVKEKFDKCNKEKLLDFCDLLNVSVSKATTRKEDIVAKLIEFLVAPHATTDVLLAEKETPTKGNKRKRATKGSPSTSGGTSSKRSAKNHRKNDDDSKMEDKSTPDTEDESEEDVKAEEEEENAEDENENGVPEKSEDVMPERSESEEKHNSSDDSEAEVIKKKPRSKSSSRKKESSEKVKTKKSRVSVKSTPPPSKRQKKSATKLTPVDDDSDTSPKASSRKKKNEKVSKESTPKKSASTEKTGKKIAKGKDKTKEGKLRPTDDNLRDAICQILKEVDFNTATFTDILKLLAGQFNADLSLRKSAIKLMIQEELTKLADEADEEDEEEGDPEKDETRTAKGEEVEV, from the exons ATGGGTGAGGAAGACATGGTGGCCAATGACACTGAAATAGTGGCAAATGGGACTAGCCAGTTAGAGAAAACCAGCAGAGATGGGACTGAGAAAAAAGGGGATGGAAAGGTTGAGGTAAAAGAAATGGATGTAGATAAGAAAGGTGATGAGATCGATGAAGTGGAGAAAATGGATGGAGACCAAGAGACCAATGGAAGCAAAGATGAAAAAGTGAAAGACAAAGCTGAGGGACCCAAACTTGAGGAATTGAAAGAGGAAACTGGTCCAGATGAAGTTGAAAAAGATGACGAGAATGCACAAGTTGAGAAAATGGACGAAGACGGTGAAAAGGTGAAAGAAGGAACAGAGGAACTCAAAGTtgaggaaaaggaagaagaaactgCTCCAAATGAAAAAGAGGAGActgaagaaaagaaggaaattgaAGTGGAAGAAGAGAAGGTTGATGGACTTTCGGTGGAGGAAGAGAAGGAAAACGTGAAGGTtgaagagaaggaagaagagaaagaagagatagtagaagataaggaagaagagatggaagaagagaaggaagaagaagctaAGGTGGAGAAAGGGCCGAGGAAGCGTGCAAAAGGAAAGAGTGCAGAGAAAACcatagagaagaaaaagaaagttgcAGAAAAGAAGGAGCCTGAGCCAAGAACTCCAGCTACTGATCGGCCTGTTCGTGAGCGGAAATCAGTTGAAAGGCTGGTGGAAGCTATTGAAAAAGATAATGCCAAGGAATTCCATATAGAGAAG GGACGCGGTACACCATTGAAAGACATACATAATG TGGCTTTCAAGTTGTCAAGAAGGAAAATCGATGATAACATAAAATTACTTCATACTATTCTTTTTGGAAGGAGAGGAAAG GCACTTGAGGTCAAGAGTAATATATCCAGATTTTCTGGTTTTGTGTGGCGTGGAAATGAG GACAAGCAAAACGCTAaggtaaaagaaaaatttgacaaGTGTAATAAAGAGAAGTTACTGGACTTCTGTGATCTGCTCAACGTATCAGTTTCCAAAGCTACTACTAGGAAG GAGGATATAGTTGCAAAGCTCATTGAATTTTTGGTGGCTCCTCATGCTACAACTGATGTGCTCCTCGCAGAAAAAGAGACG CCAACTAAGGGCAACAAGCGCAAGAGGGCAACTAAAGGAAGTCCTTCAACATCTGGGGGCACAAGCTCAAAGCGCTCAGCAAAG AATCATAGAAAGAATGATGATGATTCAAAAATGGAGGACAAGAGTACACCAGATACAGAAGATGAGTCAGAGGAAGATGTGAaagccgaagaagaagaagaaaatgctGAGGACGAAAATGAAAATGGTGTACCAGAGAAGTCAGAGGATGTGATGCCTGAGCGTTCAGAAAGTGAGGAGAAACATAACTCTTCTGATGATTCTGAGGCAGAAGTGATAAAAAAGAAGCCACGATCAAAATCATCATCCAGAAAGAAGGAATCTTCTGAAAAAGTTAAAACCAAAAAATCCAGAGTTTCTGTTAAATCTACTCCGCCACCTAGTAAAAGACAAAAGAAATCAGCAACAAAACTCACTCCGGTTGATGATGACAGTGATACAAGTCCAAAGGCATcgtcaaggaagaagaaaaatgagaaggtGTCCAAAGAATCTACTCCAAAAAAATCTGCCTCAACGGAAAAAACTG ggaaaaaaattgcTAAAGGGAAGGACAAGACCAAGGAGGGAAAATTGAGGCCAACTGATGACAATTTGAGAGATGCAATATGTCAAATTCTCAAAGAAGTTGACTTCAATACG GCTACTTTCACCGACATTCTGAAGCTACTTG CCGGGCAATTCAATGCAGATCTCAGCTTAAGAAAGTCAGCCATAAAGCTCATGATCCAGGAAGAGCTTACTAAATTAGCTGATGAGGCagatgaagaagacgaagaagaagggGATCCAGAGAAAGACGAAACCCGGACTGCTAAGGGAGAGGAGGTCGAAGTCTGA
- the LOC137715278 gene encoding two-pore potassium channel 1-like isoform X2, which produces MGSNESGSLVSEPKDPLSQKNINNAPKGRRIRLCKSAPLSDYVGFETGFASGPSTKSFFRNIHPSFRMVAAFLTVYLGLGTVCFYLVGHQLKGKKINGVLDAVYFCVVTMTTVGYGDLVPNTVSSKLLACAFVFSGMALVGMTLSKAADYLIEKQELLLVKALHMNQKAGPIEILKDIETNNLRYKCIVVFILLLLLILGGTAFLATVEKLSLVDAFYCVCCTITTLGYGDKSFSTQAGRVFAVFWILTDLEAADLDGDGVVGAAEFVIYKLKEMGKISQEDVRLVMEEFEDLDVDQSGTLSTSDIMLAQQPQTEK; this is translated from the exons ATGGGCTCGAATGAGAGTGGATCCTTGGTTTCAGAACCAAAAGATCCCTTGTCTcagaaaaatataaacaatgctCCAAAGGGTAGAAGAATTCGCCTTTGTAAAAGTGCTCCTCTTTCAGATTATGTAGGCTTCGAGACAGGCTTTGCCTCAGGTCCAAGTACCAAATCCTTTTTCAGAAATATACACCCGAGTTTTCGTATGGTAGCTGCATTCTTGACTGTCTACTTAGGCTTAGGAACTGTATGTTTCTACCTCGTTGGCCACCAGCTCAAGGGAAAGAAGATAAATGGAGTTCTTGATGCTGTTTATTTCTGTGTTGTTACAATGACCACTGTCGGATATGGAGACCTTGTGCCAAACACTGTTAGTTCAAAACTACTGGCTTGTGCTTTCGTCTTCTCAGGAATGGCTCTCGTCGGGATGACCTTGAGCAAAGCAGCTGACTATTTGATAGAGAAGCAGGAGTTATTGCTCGTTAAAGCCTTACATATGAATCAAAAAGCTGGGCCTATTGAAATTCTTAAAGATATCGAGACTAACAATCTGAGGTACAAATGTATTGTGGTCTTTATCCTTCTTTTGCTACTCATACTTGGTGGCACAGCCTTCCTAGCTACTGTTGAGAAATTGAGCCTTGTGGATGCATTCTATTGCGTTTGTTGTACAATCACAACCCTGGGTTATGGAGATAAGAGCTTTTCGACTCAAGCAGGGCGTGTTTTTGCAGTATTCTGGATATTGACAG ATTTAGAGGCAGCTGACCTGGATGGCGATGGCGTTGTTGG GGCTGCTGAATTTGTCATATACAAGCTCAAAGAGATGGGGAAGATTAGCCAGGAAGATGTTAGACTTGTAATGGAGGAGTTTGAAGATCTTGATGTTGATCAGTCAGGAACATTGTCGACATCAGATATAATGCTTGCGCAACAACCTCAAACCGAGAAGTAA
- the LOC137715278 gene encoding two-pore potassium channel 1-like isoform X1: MGSNESGSLVSEPKDPLSQKNINNAPKGRRIRLCKSAPLSDYVGFETGFASGPSTKSFFRNIHPSFRMVAAFLTVYLGLGTVCFYLVGHQLKGKKINGVLDAVYFCVVTMTTVGYGDLVPNTVSSKLLACAFVFSGMALVGMTLSKAADYLIEKQELLLVKALHMNQKAGPIEILKDIETNNLRYKCIVVFILLLLLILGGTAFLATVEKLSLVDAFYCVCCTITTLGYGDKSFSTQAGRVFAVFWILTGTICLAQFFLYVAELNAQSRQRALVKLILTRRMTNVDLEAADLDGDGVVGAAEFVIYKLKEMGKISQEDVRLVMEEFEDLDVDQSGTLSTSDIMLAQQPQTEK, translated from the exons ATGGGCTCGAATGAGAGTGGATCCTTGGTTTCAGAACCAAAAGATCCCTTGTCTcagaaaaatataaacaatgctCCAAAGGGTAGAAGAATTCGCCTTTGTAAAAGTGCTCCTCTTTCAGATTATGTAGGCTTCGAGACAGGCTTTGCCTCAGGTCCAAGTACCAAATCCTTTTTCAGAAATATACACCCGAGTTTTCGTATGGTAGCTGCATTCTTGACTGTCTACTTAGGCTTAGGAACTGTATGTTTCTACCTCGTTGGCCACCAGCTCAAGGGAAAGAAGATAAATGGAGTTCTTGATGCTGTTTATTTCTGTGTTGTTACAATGACCACTGTCGGATATGGAGACCTTGTGCCAAACACTGTTAGTTCAAAACTACTGGCTTGTGCTTTCGTCTTCTCAGGAATGGCTCTCGTCGGGATGACCTTGAGCAAAGCAGCTGACTATTTGATAGAGAAGCAGGAGTTATTGCTCGTTAAAGCCTTACATATGAATCAAAAAGCTGGGCCTATTGAAATTCTTAAAGATATCGAGACTAACAATCTGAGGTACAAATGTATTGTGGTCTTTATCCTTCTTTTGCTACTCATACTTGGTGGCACAGCCTTCCTAGCTACTGTTGAGAAATTGAGCCTTGTGGATGCATTCTATTGCGTTTGTTGTACAATCACAACCCTGGGTTATGGAGATAAGAGCTTTTCGACTCAAGCAGGGCGTGTTTTTGCAGTATTCTGGATATTGACAGGTACCATTTGTTTAGCTCAGTTTTTCCTCTACGTTGCCGAGCTAAACGCCCAGAGCAGACAACGGGCGTTAGTAAAGTTGATTCTCACTCGTAGGATGACCAATGTAGATTTAGAGGCAGCTGACCTGGATGGCGATGGCGTTGTTGG GGCTGCTGAATTTGTCATATACAAGCTCAAAGAGATGGGGAAGATTAGCCAGGAAGATGTTAGACTTGTAATGGAGGAGTTTGAAGATCTTGATGTTGATCAGTCAGGAACATTGTCGACATCAGATATAATGCTTGCGCAACAACCTCAAACCGAGAAGTAA